One window of Oscillibacter hominis genomic DNA carries:
- the truB gene encoding tRNA pseudouridine(55) synthase TruB, which produces MPNGILIIDKPQDWTSMDVCAKIRGMLHEKRVGHAGTLDPMATGVLPVFVGQATRAVEFAEKGRKEYAATLRLGLTTNTQDITGEVLSRCDVGVSAQEVSSVLKRFTGELQQVPPMYSAIKINGQKLCDLARKGREVERAPRSVTIYALELTGQLSETEFCLRCVCSKGTYIRTLCHDIGQALGCGGCMSALRRTMAAGFTLTEAVTLEEVHQRGEALLMDVDRFFEQYPAYRIQREREEFFCLHGNPIPAQLPQGIYRVYGRDGKFLCLSRWERGKLVSIKNFFGA; this is translated from the coding sequence ATGCCGAACGGAATTCTCATCATTGACAAGCCCCAGGACTGGACCAGCATGGATGTATGCGCCAAAATCCGGGGCATGCTTCATGAAAAGCGGGTGGGCCACGCCGGCACCCTGGACCCCATGGCCACCGGCGTGCTGCCTGTTTTTGTGGGGCAGGCCACCCGGGCGGTGGAGTTTGCGGAAAAGGGCCGCAAGGAGTACGCGGCCACGCTGCGCCTGGGACTGACCACCAACACCCAGGACATCACCGGTGAGGTGCTCTCGCGCTGCGACGTCGGCGTTTCGGCCCAGGAGGTGTCCTCCGTCCTGAAGCGCTTTACCGGGGAACTGCAGCAGGTTCCACCCATGTACTCCGCCATCAAAATCAACGGGCAGAAGCTCTGTGACCTGGCCCGCAAGGGCCGGGAGGTGGAGCGGGCCCCTCGGAGCGTCACCATCTATGCTCTGGAGCTCACCGGTCAGCTGAGCGAAACGGAGTTTTGCCTGCGCTGCGTGTGCTCCAAGGGTACATACATCCGTACGCTCTGCCACGACATCGGACAGGCCCTGGGCTGCGGCGGGTGCATGAGCGCGCTGCGCCGCACCATGGCCGCCGGGTTCACCCTAACCGAGGCCGTCACGCTGGAGGAGGTGCACCAGCGCGGCGAAGCGCTGCTGATGGATGTGGACCGCTTTTTTGAGCAATACCCCGCCTACCGGATTCAGCGGGAGCGGGAGGAGTTTTTCTGCCTCCATGGCAACCCCATCCCCGCCCAGCTGCCCCAGGGGATCTACCGGGTCTACGGCCGGGACGGGAAGTTCCTCTGCCTGAGCCGGTGGGAACGTGGAAAGCTTGTCAGCATCAAGAATTTCT